GGGTCCCGATGCGCAGGCAGATCACCGACAGCCCGAAGTGGTCGGAGTAGTACCGTCCTGCCGCCTCTCCGAATGCCTTGCCTATGCCGTACGGCCCGTCCGGTCGTATCGGCATGTCCACCGTGACGCGTGGGAAGGTGGCCGGGTCCAGCCCGTCGTAGTTTCCAGCGACGATGGAGGCGTAGGGCTCGTCCTCCTCGTAGTTGCCGGTCGCGTGATTGGAGCTGGCGAAGATGACCCGCTTCGCCCCGGCCCGCCGCGCGGCCTCCAGCGCGTTGTAAGTCGAGGACAGGTTGTTCTTGTATACGACGTCCCACGGGCTGTCCTGGTCCGGCACGCTGGCGAGATCTACGACAGTGTCCACACCCTCGTATGCAGGCAGCACAGCGTCGAGGTCAGACGTGTCGGCCACCAGACTGGTGAAGCCTTCCACCGGCCTGATGTCCACGCCGGTCACGTTGTGCGAGTCCTTCAGTCCATTCTGGAGCAGGCCACCAATCAGCCCCGCTGCTCCGGTTATGAGTACGCTCTTCTTTTCGGGCATTTGTTTTTCTCCAGTGGGATATTTGCTATGGTGCCGGTGATCTCCACCTGCACCGGATTTGCCTGGACGCTTGGTGTTTATCCGAGGAAAGGGCCCCGCGATTTGCATCTGGCTACGCGCCGCTTCAGTGATCCTCCCACGCTCAGATTGTGGGTTGCAGTCCTTAGGCTGTGTACAATAGGATACACGCCAATTCTCGCTCTGGAGTCACATTCCGAATCTGGCGCGTCGCGAGCGTGTATAGAAGACATTGGAGGCGCTATTGCAGCAGACTCCTTACCGACTTCACTCAGTGAGCGTAGTCGTTACAGCAGAGTTTCATAACCCCTCGATTCTCAACCCTGACTTTTTGGTGTCGAGGGAGATCGTACCATCTGACTGGATGGTTACCGAAGCAGTCACAACGCCGCCAGTGTCAATAGTGCAGTACGACAATGGAATTCAATGGACGGTGGATCAGTCGAATCTCACAGTCACCGAAACATGTGAATCTCTGTTTAGGGACAACTACCACGTCTATGAGCTGGTTCGTGCTTACCTGTCGAAACTCCCACACGTCCCTTACCGAAGCCTCGGCCTAAACTGTGTCGCCTCGCTAAAGCAAGACCAACCTGCAAAGTGGCTAACTCAACGGTTTCTGAAGCTTGGTGCATGGTTTGAAGATCAACCTGAGATCATAGGGTTGGAGCCTAATTTCGTCATGGATGCTGGTGGTGCGACGTGTAATCTGTCACTACGCGAGGGGTGGGTCCAGGATTCCGATAGTAGTGACCGTGAAAGTGCAGTAATTGCTAGTGTAAACATACACCACGCCGGACCACTCAATGCGGACGGTCTGAGCGAAGCGATCAACCGATGGTCGCAAAGACAGTGCTTTGTGATTTCGGCGCTCGACAAGCTATTGAGACAGTCTCAGATATGAATGCGCGTTCACCAGCTACGGACACCACTACTTCAGGCATGTTGACTTCACCCACAGGAATGACGTTCACCAGCACTCGGCATGACCGTCCGTACATGTCGTTGAACCAAAGTTCAGACGAAGGTGCATTCAGCTACGTCCGACCAGGGTCAGCCTCCTTTACAGGAGGACAGGATCACCGCCCAGAGGTGTGGGATGTGATCGCAGACTACTTGGCTCTGATCGGAGATAGGTCTGGCAGGACGAGTGTGTCTACCGCTCGCGGGTCGCTAGTGCGGTCCACTACCATTCATGTCAAGAGTGCCCACCGTCCACCATGGCGTCCCCAGATCGTAGACGCAGCTACGCGCGAAGAGATCATTGCAGTGCTGCGGCTGTTCGGACTGGATGTAGTTGCTGATCGGCTGGTCTATCTGTGCAGCCTGGCTGATGACGATCCTGATGAGCCACGCATCGAGATTGAATCACTGCGTGCGATGGCACTGTTCATCATGAGTGAACGAAATCTACTGGACCCGCGGATAGGTGTCACGCCGGACGGACTTATCCAGATCGAATGGCGCGTCCCAGACAACGGAGTCCTGGCAATGGTGTTCCTGACCTCGGGCCTGATTCGATTTGCAGCGATCTCCGGTCCACATCAGCCCGAAACTGACCGTTGGAGTGTCAACGGGACCCTGCCAAGGGAAGGAACGCTGTCAGCAGTGGAGCCCTTCACTGTGGGCATAAGGCTTATATGACCAACCCATCGTTGCCCGACGAAGATCACGTCTCCCGATACTGCAAGCCATCAACCGTCGATAACGGAATACCGATGTCTTCCGCCTTCATGCCAAGACCGAGTGAAGAGTATCTCTCCGTAAACTGGCTTGAGTACTTTGGTGAGCCAACACTGGATTCGGCGGTGGATAGAGTTCGGGCGGTGTTTTCTGAAAAGGGATATAGGGTTACACGAAACGGCCGATTCGCGGCACTGAATGTCGGTGCCGTAAAGAGAGCTGTGCCTGAAGACACTGGAGTTGCTCTGAACATCAGCCACATACCCTTTGACGATGACCGGTCCCACGCTGGCATCAGCGGATATTCATCAAACGACTTGGCGGTCGCTGTAGAGTTGGTAGCTCTCCTTACGCAACAGGACATACATCCAGCAGTGACTTGAGATCTAAGATGGCTCTCAGCTTCGGCTATTCAGTGGTGCTCTCAGCGGTAGTATGGGTCACCGTATGGTTCGTTTGATATCTTGCGTGATTGCTATTCTTCTTATGCACCGTAGTTTCAAGCTGAGTACGGGGGCCACATGACCAACTCTCTAGCCCAGGAAATCATGGACATCGCTATCGACAGGGGTGCGCTCGCGTTTGGCGAGTTCAAGCTGTCTGCGGGTGGGACTAGCTCGTACTACTTCGATGGGCGCATCCTGTCGCTTGACCCGGAGGGCAGCTACGCGGTGGCCAAGGCGCTCCTGCCGATCATCAGGGAGTCCGGGGCGCAGGCGCTCGCTGGGCCGACGTTGGGGGCCGACCCGATCGTCTCTGCGGTCTCGGTCGTGAGCCACCTCGAGGGACATCCAGTACCAGGGCTGATTGTCCGTAAGGAGACCAAGGGGCACGGCGGACAGCGCGCCATCGAGGGGCCGACCAGCGGACTCGGCAAGGGCTCGCCTGTCGCGGTTGTCGACGACACGTGTACCACCGGCTCCAGCCTGTTCCACGCGATCGACGCTGTCGAGGCTGCGGGATACAAGGTCGTTAAGGTGCTGTCCATCCTCGACCGCAACGAGGGGGGGAGCGCCGAGGTCAGGCGTCGGGGCTACTCCTACGAGGCGCTGCTGTCGGCTGACGCTGAGGGGAAGATAACGCCTCGATAGGTTGCGGGGTATTCACCCTCACCCCTGCCCTCTCCCGTCAAGGGAGAGGGGGTATGTATTCACAAACCCGTCATTCCCGCGAAGTGGCTCGCCGGTCGGCAATCTAGGGGCTGGGAGTGTCCTTCGACAAGCTCAGGACGAACGACCTGTCAGTATGCCTACCCCTGTCAGCCCAGAGGGAGAGGGGCACGTATCTGGTTGGTCAACGTCTTTCGCCTACCATCAAGAGTGGCTCCGGCCTCAGCCTGACATGCCCTCCCAGATCAGGCGTATGCCCAGCAGCAGCACTACGACGATCAGCATCCCCAGTACCCAGACTCCGCGCACGCGGCCGGAGATCCTGGCTCCGATCTGGCCGCCAATTACGAGTCCGACGCCCGAGAGCAGAAGCAGCGGGAAGATCTCTATGTGCCCCAGCGCCGCGTGTGTTATGGCTCCGACGGTGCCGTAGATCGACAGCGCGAACACCGATGACGCCGCGGCTACCCTGACCGGGAAGCCGAACGCAAGCACCAGTATGGGCGTTCTCAGGAACCCGCCTCCGATGCCGAAGAAGCTGGAGATGAACCCAAGCACTACGTTGAACGCGGTGGCCAGAGCCTCGTTGAACTCGTATCTGTACTCCTGGCCGTCGCTGGTTCGGATTTGCCTGCTGCGCACGGTGGCATTGAACCTGCGACGCGGGCTGTCTGACTGGAAGAGCCGTAGTAGCCAGGGACGGGCCGCCAACTGTATCGCAAGCAGCACAAGAAGCACGCCGAACGCAATCCTGAGGATATCGGTCGAGACGAACTTCACACCGAGTGCGCCGATCACCGCGCCTGGGACGGCGGCGGCTGCGAAGAGCAGTCCGCTTCGATAGTCGACGATCCCGACCTTGCGGTACGTCCACGCCACAAAGGCGCCGTTGATCGCTATCGCTGCGAGGACCGTGCCGGGCACGTCTTTCGGGTCAGAGACCGCCAGCAGGAGGAGGACAGGACTCAGTATGAAGCCACCGCCGGCACCGACCAGAACTCCGTACGCCCCGGCGCCGACGCCCACGAGGACGATTATCAGCCAGCTGAGATACTCCTCCAACGGCCCTCCCGGTGTCCGGGCTGAGAGGGGTAGTTCTCGTACCTTTCACCCTCACCCCAGCCCTCTCCCTGAGGGAGAGGGGGTCAGTTGATTGAGTTTGATGCCGAAAGGTTAAGCTCACATACCCCAGTCAGCGGTATTCAGGTCAGCTCATCAGGCCGCTTAGGACGTCTTCAACCAGCTCCGTAGGTACGTCGTTACGAGTTGTGGCGTTGCCGATGCCTTCGAGCAGCACCCACCTGATGTTGCCGCTCGCGACCTTCTTGTCGGAGCGCATCGCCTCCAGGACGCTGGCAGGGTCAACAGTGGGGGCATCCAGGGGCAGGCCGTAGGCCGTTAGTATCGACTGCTGTCGATCAACCTCGGCGTCGGACATGAGGCCAACGCCGTTGCCGATCCTGGCCGCTCCCATCATGCCGATGCTGACAGCCTCGCCATGCAGGTACTGACCGTAGCCGGTAGCGGCCTCGATGCCGTGTCCGATTGTGTGGCCGTAGTTAAGCAGCACCCGGATGCCGAGCGTCTCACGCTCGTCCTGCGACACTACGTTGGCCTTGATCGCCATGCTGCGCCTGATCACGTCAGTGGCAATCTCGGGCTCGAGCGACTGGATCGCGTCGGTCTGGCTCTCGAACGTGGACAGGAGGTCGTCGTCCATTATCAGGCCGTGCTTGATGGCCTCTGCCCAGCCGGACCGCAGCTCCCTCTCGGGCAGCGTCTGAAGGACAGACACGTCTGCCAGCACGAACTTGGGCTGGTAGAACGCGCCGACGAGGTTCTTGCCCTGCGGCAGGTCGACGGCCGTCTTGCCGCCGATCGCAGCGTCCATCATCGCGAGCAGGCTGGTCGGCACCTGCGCAAACGGCAGGCCTCGCAAATAAGTCGCGGCGACGAACCCGGCGAGGTCACCTACGACTCCGCCACCGACCGCGAGGATCAGGTGGCCGCGCTCGGCCTTGAGCTCAGCGAGCCACGTGTAGATGTGCTGCGCGGTCGCGAGGGTCTTGTTCTGCTCGCCCGCGGGCATCACGAATAGGTGCGCGGCTATGCCGGACATTTCGAGCGAGTTCTGAGCGCGCCTGGCCTGCTGGTACACACCCTCGTCGGTGATGATGTACGCGACGCCGGGGTCCATGATGCGGCGAATGCGTTCGCCGACCTCGTCGATGATCTGCCAGCCGACCCACAGCGGGTAGTCTCCTGCCGACGTTCGTACCTCGGCCGCCAGTTCAGGATCGTTCATCTACTCACCCTCGCCTCTGCCCTCTCCTGTTGAGGGAGCCGCAAGCGCCCCCGGTGGGAGGGAGGCCCTGACCATGTTGAATCCCCGAATGACCTCCTCAGCAGCCTGGGTGGGCGAGAGGAAGTCCGTATGCACCGTCCAATGGGCGCGAGTATAGTTGAACTGTCGCTGGGCCTTCAAGGAATAGATGCGCTCGGTGAGATCGTCAGCCTCGAGCATGGGCCTGGCGATGAGATCGTCCCCCTCATCGGCCTCCTGCTTCCTGAGTCGCGCGATAAGCGTCTCGGGGCGTGCCTCGAGCAGGACGACGACCCCGTAGTCGTCCATCACGGCGCGGTTTCGCTCGTCCATAATTATGCCGCCGCCGGTGGAGACCACCTGCTGGTGAGCGCGTGCGACCGACGCCAGCGTCTCGCGCTCGATGCGCCGGAACTCGTCCTCGCCGTACCGGGCGAAGATGTCCTCGATGGCCATGCCTGTCGATTCGACGATCACGTCGTCGGTGTCGACGAACTTCCAGCCGAGCAGACGCGCGACCTCATGCCCGGTCGTCGTCTTGCCGGTCCCTGAGAAGCCCGTGATGAATACGTTGTCTCTGCTCAGCGTGCGCTCCGATTGTCCAGACAGTGAACAGGCAGGTCATAATGACCTGCCTGAATGAAACCAGTCGATTGTGATCTCCCCATCAAGGGAGATGTGCAGACCTACAGTCCCTTCTCCCCTGGCGGGAGAAGGTTAGAGCCTGTCCCGGACTTGATCCGGGGATGAGGGGGAAAGGCCCGTATCAACCTCACCCCAGCCCTCTCCCATCAAGGGAGAGGGGGCGATTGTAACCATCAGGACTGAGGGAGGGGGCAATACGCCAGCCTACTCTTCGATCCCGTTCGCAAGGAGGTAGTCGACCGCCTGCTGTACGGTCTGAATGCCCTCTGCGTCCTCGTCTGAAATCTCCAGTGTGACGTCGTCGGTGGAGAACTCCTCCTCGAACGCCATGATCAGCTCGACAAGGTCAAGAGAGTCCGCGTTGAGGTCCTCGGTAAACGAAGCGTCAGCTATCACCTCGGACTCATCCACGCTGAGCTTCTCAGCGACTACTTCCT
This Dehalococcoidia bacterium DNA region includes the following protein-coding sequences:
- a CDS encoding NAD(P)-dependent oxidoreductase, which gives rise to MPEKKSVLITGAAGLIGGLLQNGLKDSHNVTGVDIRPVEGFTSLVADTSDLDAVLPAYEGVDTVVDLASVPDQDSPWDVVYKNNLSSTYNALEAARRAGAKRVIFASSNHATGNYEEDEPYASIVAGNYDGLDPATFPRVTVDMPIRPDGPYGIGKAFGEAAGRYYSDHFGLSVICLRIGTLNREGRSMAVRQFATLLSHRDLVQLVRRSIDAPDSVRFAIFYGVSNNTWRFWDISNSR
- the pyrE gene encoding orotate phosphoribosyltransferase codes for the protein MTNSLAQEIMDIAIDRGALAFGEFKLSAGGTSSYYFDGRILSLDPEGSYAVAKALLPIIRESGAQALAGPTLGADPIVSAVSVVSHLEGHPVPGLIVRKETKGHGGQRAIEGPTSGLGKGSPVAVVDDTCTTGSSLFHAIDAVEAAGYKVVKVLSILDRNEGGSAEVRRRGYSYEALLSADAEGKITPR
- a CDS encoding sulfite exporter TauE/SafE family protein translates to MEEYLSWLIIVLVGVGAGAYGVLVGAGGGFILSPVLLLLAVSDPKDVPGTVLAAIAINGAFVAWTYRKVGIVDYRSGLLFAAAAVPGAVIGALGVKFVSTDILRIAFGVLLVLLAIQLAARPWLLRLFQSDSPRRRFNATVRSRQIRTSDGQEYRYEFNEALATAFNVVLGFISSFFGIGGGFLRTPILVLAFGFPVRVAAASSVFALSIYGTVGAITHAALGHIEIFPLLLLSGVGLVIGGQIGARISGRVRGVWVLGMLIVVVLLLGIRLIWEGMSG
- the aroB gene encoding 3-dehydroquinate synthase — encoded protein: MNDPELAAEVRTSAGDYPLWVGWQIIDEVGERIRRIMDPGVAYIITDEGVYQQARRAQNSLEMSGIAAHLFVMPAGEQNKTLATAQHIYTWLAELKAERGHLILAVGGGVVGDLAGFVAATYLRGLPFAQVPTSLLAMMDAAIGGKTAVDLPQGKNLVGAFYQPKFVLADVSVLQTLPERELRSGWAEAIKHGLIMDDDLLSTFESQTDAIQSLEPEIATDVIRRSMAIKANVVSQDERETLGIRVLLNYGHTIGHGIEAATGYGQYLHGEAVSIGMMGAARIGNGVGLMSDAEVDRQQSILTAYGLPLDAPTVDPASVLEAMRSDKKVASGNIRWVLLEGIGNATTRNDVPTELVEDVLSGLMS
- a CDS encoding shikimate kinase, which translates into the protein MSGQSERTLSRDNVFITGFSGTGKTTTGHEVARLLGWKFVDTDDVIVESTGMAIEDIFARYGEDEFRRIERETLASVARAHQQVVSTGGGIIMDERNRAVMDDYGVVVLLEARPETLIARLRKQEADEGDDLIARPMLEADDLTERIYSLKAQRQFNYTRAHWTVHTDFLSPTQAAEEVIRGFNMVRASLPPGALAAPSTGEGRGEGE
- the acpP gene encoding acyl carrier protein, whose protein sequence is MASLMERVQEVVAEKLSVDESEVIADASFTEDLNADSLDLVELIMAFEEEFSTDDVTLEISDEDAEGIQTVQQAVDYLLANGIEE